The Corynebacterium comes genome window below encodes:
- a CDS encoding anti-sigma factor — MKETCDFSCEDIQAQLCTLLDPGTTPQEARALIDSIARCPECYGRLQSEQEIREILQRCCTAQAAAPASLRQRITMQIRVTRFQG, encoded by the coding sequence GTGAAGGAAACCTGCGACTTCAGCTGCGAGGACATTCAGGCCCAGCTCTGCACCCTCCTCGATCCCGGCACCACCCCGCAGGAGGCACGTGCCCTGATCGACTCCATCGCCAGGTGTCCAGAGTGCTACGGGCGCCTCCAGTCCGAGCAGGAGATCCGGGAGATCCTGCAGCGTTGCTGTACAGCGCAGGCCGCCGCGCCCGCGTCTCTGCGCCAGCGCATCACCATGCAGATCAGGGTGACCCGCTTCCAGGGCTGA
- a CDS encoding 50S ribosomal protein bL37, whose protein sequence is MSKRGSKRRARRKKSANHGKRPNS, encoded by the coding sequence ATGAGCAAGCGTGGTAGCAAGCGCCGTGCCCGTCGCAAGAAGAGCGCCAATCACGGTAAGCGCCCGAACTCCTAA
- a CDS encoding WhiB family transcriptional regulator, with protein sequence MSDWRHEAICRDEDPELFFPVGNSGPALTQIAKAKIVCNRCPVTSQCLKWALETGQDAGVWGGMSEDERRALKRRNSRGRGRTRVAV encoded by the coding sequence ATGTCTGATTGGCGCCACGAAGCAATCTGCCGCGACGAAGACCCGGAGCTCTTCTTCCCCGTGGGCAACTCCGGCCCCGCACTGACCCAGATCGCCAAGGCCAAGATCGTCTGCAACCGCTGCCCCGTCACCTCCCAGTGCCTCAAGTGGGCCCTCGAAACCGGCCAGGACGCCGGCGTCTGGGGCGGCATGTCCGAGGATGAGCGCCGCGCACTCAAGCGCCGCAACTCCCGCGGTCGCGGCCGCACCCGCGTCGCGGTCTGA
- a CDS encoding Rv3212 family protein: protein MARPLRRTRGDLITTGTIAAVSLAAVAGVWLTAPIRSSELTPAAEEFVAAPALDTVPDSLSPAWSLSDAPLPGVHRPVIVDGLVITYADRTVTASDPAGNPVWTYRRDLELCSLGGAWGRVVTTWQAANGCGDVVALDADSGRYNATRSAISPEQVVAVASNDRIGTVGAERLELWRSDMVRTVEYGEVEGRQEPGLQPHPDCRITSALTRTEHLAVTEVCPDGQGTWLRFQKVTPEESRSPEIIADVELKDQDARLMAVGQFAAAVYDGGELISYLADGQEAERRTVPEIPRGDEAFPFAPVTADLPHHMTFFDGERLYLLAPHDLAVRQVLENATGTGVAVGQRLLMPTADGIAVVNWDTGETEKTIPVDRGGYDGMVTLGVVGGTVVEKRGDQTVGLTQVR from the coding sequence ATGGCCCGCCCCCTGCGCAGAACCCGCGGTGACCTGATCACGACCGGCACCATCGCGGCCGTCTCCCTCGCCGCAGTCGCGGGCGTGTGGCTCACGGCCCCGATCCGGAGCTCAGAGCTCACCCCCGCCGCCGAAGAGTTCGTTGCGGCCCCTGCCCTCGACACCGTCCCCGACTCACTCAGCCCCGCCTGGTCGCTTTCCGACGCCCCGCTGCCCGGCGTTCACCGCCCCGTCATCGTCGACGGGCTCGTGATCACCTACGCCGACCGCACCGTCACCGCCTCCGATCCGGCGGGCAATCCGGTGTGGACCTACCGGCGCGATCTCGAGCTGTGCTCCCTTGGTGGGGCGTGGGGGCGTGTGGTGACCACGTGGCAGGCGGCGAACGGCTGCGGCGACGTCGTCGCGCTGGACGCCGACTCGGGCAGGTACAACGCCACACGAAGCGCGATCTCCCCTGAGCAGGTCGTGGCGGTGGCGTCCAATGACCGGATCGGCACCGTCGGCGCTGAGCGACTCGAGCTGTGGCGCTCCGACATGGTCCGCACCGTCGAGTACGGCGAGGTCGAGGGCAGGCAGGAACCCGGTCTGCAGCCGCACCCGGACTGCCGCATCACCTCGGCGCTCACCCGCACCGAACACCTGGCGGTCACGGAGGTGTGCCCGGACGGGCAGGGCACCTGGCTTCGTTTCCAGAAGGTCACGCCCGAGGAGTCCCGGTCCCCGGAGATCATCGCGGACGTGGAGCTGAAGGACCAGGACGCCCGTCTGATGGCGGTCGGCCAGTTCGCGGCAGCCGTGTACGACGGCGGCGAGCTCATCTCATATCTGGCTGACGGCCAGGAGGCGGAGCGGCGCACCGTCCCGGAGATCCCACGTGGCGACGAGGCCTTCCCCTTTGCCCCTGTCACCGCGGATCTGCCGCACCACATGACGTTCTTCGACGGCGAGCGCCTGTATCTCCTCGCCCCCCATGACCTCGCTGTGCGGCAGGTTCTAGAGAACGCCACCGGGACAGGCGTGGCCGTCGGCCAGCGTCTGCTCATGCCCACCGCCGATGGCATTGCCGTGGTCAACTGGGACACGGGCGAAACGGAAAAAACCATCCCGGTCGACCGCGGGGGGTACGACGGGATGGTGACGCTGGGCGTGGTGGGCGGGACCGTCGTCGAGAAGCGGGGCGACCAGACCGTCGGCCTGACTCAGGTGCGGTAG
- a CDS encoding DEAD/DEAH box helicase, whose amino-acid sequence MSAHTPSKPASPTFAELGVAEEICEALAAQGITRTFAIQELTLPLALDGIDLIGQARTGMGKTLGFGVPLLDRVFDAADVEELDGTPRALVVVPTRELAVQVGEDLARAAGRLPLRLTTIYGGRPYEEQIEALEAGVDVVVGTPGRVIDLHQRGDLRLDRVAILVLDEADEMLDLGFLPDIEKLLTALEHKHQTMLFSATMPGPIITLARSFLQQPVHIRAEEVGASHTHATTNQVVFQAHRMDKAAITARILQAQGRGRTIIFARTKRTAADVATELAGRGFSVGSVHGDMGQPAREKSLAAFRDGTIDILVATDVAARGIDIDDVTHVINYQTPDDPMTYVHRIGRTGRAGHSGTAVTLVGYDELSKWKMINEELGLDTPEPPQWFSTSPEFFSALSIPEGAQDSVAKPRRVFGGPAAAVHSRSPRPPRGKSRR is encoded by the coding sequence GTGTCTGCACATACCCCGTCCAAGCCGGCCTCCCCCACCTTCGCTGAACTGGGCGTGGCCGAGGAGATCTGTGAGGCGCTCGCTGCCCAGGGCATCACCCGGACCTTCGCCATCCAGGAGCTGACGCTCCCCCTCGCACTCGACGGCATTGACCTGATCGGTCAGGCCCGCACCGGCATGGGCAAGACCCTCGGATTCGGCGTGCCCCTCCTCGACCGCGTCTTCGATGCCGCGGACGTCGAGGAACTCGACGGCACACCACGCGCCCTCGTGGTCGTCCCCACCCGTGAACTCGCGGTGCAGGTCGGCGAGGATCTCGCCCGCGCCGCCGGCAGGCTGCCGCTCCGGTTGACCACCATCTACGGCGGTCGACCCTACGAGGAGCAGATTGAGGCACTGGAGGCGGGCGTCGACGTCGTCGTGGGTACCCCGGGGCGCGTCATCGACCTCCACCAGCGCGGCGACCTGCGGCTGGACCGTGTGGCGATCCTCGTGCTCGACGAGGCCGATGAAATGCTCGACCTGGGCTTCCTGCCCGACATCGAGAAGCTTCTCACCGCCCTGGAGCACAAGCACCAGACGATGCTCTTCTCCGCGACGATGCCGGGGCCCATCATCACGCTCGCCCGCAGCTTCCTGCAGCAGCCGGTGCACATCCGCGCCGAGGAAGTGGGCGCTTCCCACACCCACGCCACCACCAACCAGGTCGTGTTCCAGGCCCACAGGATGGACAAGGCCGCCATCACCGCCCGGATTCTCCAGGCGCAGGGCAGGGGCAGGACGATCATCTTCGCCCGCACCAAACGCACCGCGGCCGATGTGGCCACTGAGCTGGCGGGGCGGGGTTTCTCTGTGGGTTCGGTCCACGGCGACATGGGCCAGCCCGCCCGCGAGAAGTCCCTGGCGGCGTTCCGCGACGGCACGATCGACATCCTCGTGGCCACCGACGTGGCTGCCCGCGGCATCGACATCGACGATGTCACGCACGTGATCAACTACCAGACCCCCGACGATCCGATGACCTACGTCCACCGCATCGGCCGTACGGGCCGCGCCGGCCACTCCGGCACCGCCGTCACCCTCGTGGGTTATGACGAGCTGTCGAAATGGAAGATGATCAACGAGGAACTCGGACTGGACACCCCGGAACCGCCGCAGTGGTTCTCCACCTCGCCCGAATTCTTCAGCGCCCTCTCCATCCCCGAGGGGGCCCAGGACTCGGTGGCTAAACCGCGCCGGGTCTTCGGTGGTCCCGCCGCCGCCGTCCACAGCCGTTCCCCGCGCCCACCCCGCGGGAAATCACGCCGCTGA
- a CDS encoding DUF3107 domain-containing protein — MDIKIGFADSPRELVITTDTSQEEVAQQVAEALNNDAATLQLTNDKGVRYLVRARQIAYVELGTTTQRFVGFAGA, encoded by the coding sequence ATGGATATCAAGATCGGATTCGCAGATTCCCCGCGTGAGCTCGTCATCACCACCGACACCAGCCAGGAGGAGGTGGCACAGCAGGTCGCCGAGGCCCTGAACAACGACGCCGCAACCCTGCAGCTGACCAACGACAAGGGTGTTCGCTACCTCGTCCGCGCCCGACAGATCGCCTACGTGGAGCTCGGCACCACCACCCAGCGTTTCGTCGGTTTCGCCGGCGCCTGA
- a CDS encoding DUF3152 domain-containing protein, whose amino-acid sequence MSPGSRETALVRYTRELGWRAYAIPVLVVITIWVLVDVFGSPGEQGAQDPGSVNSTAQSTDHGSDRDGGVRPGPDPADAPDQQLPHNQLPPGGPYAEQGAGTYRVVGTPGMAAGEGAETVVRFVVEVEDGVDTSGSGGDDALAAMVDATLSNPKSWVNDRAFRFEHVGPGDNPQMRIQLTSVGTTREVCGGRDLELETSCHIRIGDESRVIINESRWVRGAAPFNGDLGSYRQYLVNHEVGHGLGFAGHEACGADGELAPIMMQQTLSLNNAELYSFSPEEVYPDENVTCQYNPWPYPRPAVL is encoded by the coding sequence ATGAGTCCTGGTTCCCGCGAGACCGCACTGGTCCGTTACACCCGCGAACTGGGGTGGCGTGCCTACGCCATCCCGGTGCTTGTCGTCATCACCATCTGGGTGCTCGTCGACGTATTCGGCTCACCCGGTGAACAGGGCGCGCAGGATCCCGGAAGCGTGAACTCCACCGCCCAGTCGACGGATCACGGCAGTGACCGGGACGGTGGCGTTCGTCCGGGCCCTGACCCGGCGGACGCTCCCGATCAGCAGCTGCCGCACAACCAGCTGCCGCCGGGCGGCCCCTACGCCGAACAGGGCGCGGGGACCTACCGTGTGGTCGGCACCCCGGGCATGGCTGCCGGTGAAGGGGCGGAGACGGTGGTGCGTTTCGTCGTGGAGGTCGAGGACGGAGTCGACACCTCCGGTTCCGGCGGCGACGACGCCCTGGCGGCGATGGTCGACGCCACCCTGTCCAACCCCAAGAGCTGGGTCAATGACCGCGCGTTCCGTTTCGAGCACGTCGGCCCCGGAGACAACCCGCAGATGCGCATCCAGCTCACCAGCGTGGGCACCACCCGTGAGGTGTGCGGCGGCCGGGACCTCGAACTGGAAACCAGCTGCCACATCCGCATCGGTGATGAGAGCCGGGTCATCATCAACGAATCCCGCTGGGTGCGTGGTGCCGCCCCCTTCAACGGGGACCTCGGCTCCTACCGCCAGTACCTGGTCAACCACGAGGTCGGCCACGGCCTCGGTTTCGCCGGGCACGAGGCATGCGGCGCTGACGGCGAGCTCGCGCCGATCATGATGCAGCAGACCCTGTCACTCAACAACGCGGAGCTGTACTCCTTCAGCCCGGAGGAGGTCTACCCCGATGAGAACGTCACCTGCCAGTACAACCCCTGGCCGTATCCGCGACCGGCCGTGCTCTAG
- a CDS encoding TIGR02569 family protein, with translation MQETVPAHVVSAFQGESGLPEPAGHAWDNGWRIGPVVYSRASGVATGWSPKVRATLQIDGVRLARPVRSTDGRFVVAGWKASTWIDGELSRRVDETVLVALRLADALATQPAPPEPEQADPFVLADQRAWEETAPEYRPITGPLQVGHADLLACTIYHGTQAPAVTELVPFPVPRPHGYTAALVIVDGLIAGAVDDGVVDRFRHLPDIDQLLLRAVSYRRHVNDLHPRSSSNARAHIRRVEDLLVSRLTDTI, from the coding sequence ATCCAGGAGACCGTCCCCGCCCACGTCGTCAGCGCCTTCCAGGGCGAATCGGGTCTGCCCGAACCGGCGGGTCACGCCTGGGACAACGGCTGGCGGATCGGCCCGGTCGTGTACTCCCGTGCCAGTGGCGTGGCCACCGGGTGGTCCCCGAAGGTCCGCGCCACACTCCAGATCGACGGTGTGCGACTGGCCCGGCCGGTCCGCTCGACCGACGGCCGGTTCGTGGTCGCCGGGTGGAAGGCGTCCACCTGGATCGACGGCGAGCTGTCGCGCCGGGTGGATGAGACGGTCCTGGTCGCCCTGCGTCTGGCCGATGCGTTGGCCACCCAGCCTGCCCCGCCGGAACCGGAGCAGGCGGATCCTTTCGTGCTCGCCGATCAGCGGGCGTGGGAGGAGACCGCCCCCGAGTACCGGCCCATCACCGGTCCTCTGCAGGTTGGTCACGCAGATCTTCTGGCCTGCACCATCTACCACGGCACGCAGGCCCCCGCAGTGACGGAACTGGTGCCGTTCCCCGTGCCCCGCCCGCACGGTTACACGGCGGCCCTCGTCATCGTGGACGGACTCATCGCCGGGGCGGTGGACGACGGTGTCGTCGACCGGTTCCGCCATCTACCCGACATCGACCAGCTGCTGCTGCGGGCCGTCAGCTACCGTCGGCACGTCAACGATCTGCATCCCCGCTCGTCGTCGAACGCCCGTGCCCACATCCGGAGGGTGGAGGATCTGCTCGTGTCCAGGCTTACTGACACAATCTAG
- a CDS encoding ATP-dependent helicase — MTSLPPIPVVRLTTRVKDLPERTWNMDLPASGTWRVTGPAGSGVTSLLIDTVLARINAGEDPTGILVVASSKETGAIIRRELTDRLAGTDFASEAPLVRSVHSLAFALLRDASDEPVRLITGAEQDAVIRELLTGHAEEGRGTWPSEHRPALTFVGFARQLRDFLLRAAERGLSPEGLEDIGQSCNRPIWTAAGGFLREYEQTMALSAASSYTSYSASELVAAALEKPLASRWHTLIVDDAQHLDPTSAELIRRLIPGTELVVVGGDPEQSIFRFRGASPKFLTGLPVDHEIALAGSFRNPGREVVIVDSFPTQNALIADRLRRAHLLEDVSWSDMAVVVRSTGQVAPVRRALLAAGVPVHISPTDVVLAEQRIVSNILLGIRALTAELTASELEDLLLGPVGGADAVTLRRLIRGLRRFDPSTRGIDTLRELLLPGATMPDFGGLLTEREKAILARICAVLGAGREAMKTGSVEEILWAVWSATGLSDHLLAASLRGGASGSQADRDLDAVMSLFDAAGDYAERRTTGSIRGFITHITEQELPTGVRDRRTATPEAVTILTAHGAVGAQWGHVIVTGAQEGDWPSLGETGSLFDQEEFVELLDSGVDPDAIVSHTADRLKEERRLFHVATTRATGTLLVTAVYCPDADVPTEPSRFVDEFADAHDLTPQRFSADPADDSAEYEQLRVRLLSVPALLAELRRVVSDPDARADERSQAARQLARLVDAGVPGANPEEWWTTTSPSTMEPLPTVAALSPSRIEGLLRCPLREVLGKLWDEEESPVALTRGNLAHYFLEALGRGVDPDSAEELTRTAFAEIQDDPVWRIDAAREDFGHLLDRTREWFGKSRSMVVGVEVPLDVTVTDDVRIVGRMDILAETTDGHLVVDLKTGSTGPTAKKLREHAQLTAYQLALSRGVLIDGAVADAPSGVTPMEVAGAQLVHPAVDRADPVYEQDAKSPEELAEFAGKLPPLLAELTGPTLTARANDTCDNCPIRALCPVQNEGKLTTDA; from the coding sequence ATGACCTCTCTGCCCCCGATTCCCGTCGTAAGGCTCACCACCCGGGTCAAGGACCTGCCCGAGCGCACCTGGAACATGGACCTCCCCGCATCAGGGACCTGGCGGGTGACCGGTCCGGCCGGGTCAGGCGTGACCAGCCTGCTCATCGACACCGTCCTGGCACGCATCAACGCCGGCGAGGATCCCACCGGGATACTCGTCGTGGCCTCATCCAAGGAGACCGGCGCGATCATCCGCCGGGAACTCACGGACCGACTCGCCGGCACCGACTTCGCCTCCGAAGCCCCGCTCGTGCGATCCGTCCACTCCCTGGCCTTCGCCCTTCTCCGCGACGCCTCCGATGAGCCGGTACGCCTGATCACCGGCGCCGAGCAGGACGCGGTCATCCGCGAGCTGCTCACCGGCCACGCCGAGGAGGGCCGTGGCACCTGGCCGAGCGAGCACCGCCCGGCGCTGACCTTCGTGGGTTTCGCCCGACAGTTGCGTGACTTTCTCCTCCGCGCCGCCGAACGTGGACTGTCCCCGGAGGGCCTGGAGGACATCGGTCAGAGCTGCAACCGTCCGATCTGGACGGCAGCCGGAGGCTTCCTGCGTGAATACGAACAGACCATGGCGCTGTCGGCCGCCTCCAGCTACACCAGCTACTCGGCCTCCGAGCTGGTTGCCGCGGCCCTGGAGAAGCCACTAGCCTCCCGCTGGCACACGCTCATCGTCGATGACGCACAGCACCTCGACCCGACCTCCGCCGAGCTCATCCGCCGGCTCATCCCCGGCACGGAGCTCGTGGTGGTCGGCGGTGACCCGGAACAGTCGATCTTCCGGTTCCGGGGCGCCTCGCCGAAGTTCCTCACCGGGCTGCCCGTCGACCACGAGATCGCGCTGGCCGGGAGCTTCCGGAACCCGGGGCGGGAGGTGGTCATCGTGGATTCCTTCCCCACGCAGAACGCGCTCATCGCCGACCGCCTGCGCCGCGCGCACCTGCTGGAGGACGTCTCCTGGTCCGACATGGCCGTCGTGGTGCGCTCCACCGGCCAGGTCGCACCCGTCCGCCGCGCGCTGCTGGCCGCCGGTGTCCCTGTGCACATCAGTCCCACGGACGTCGTGCTCGCCGAACAACGCATCGTGTCGAACATCCTGCTGGGCATCCGCGCACTCACCGCAGAGCTGACCGCCTCCGAACTCGAGGATCTGCTGCTCGGTCCGGTCGGCGGCGCCGATGCGGTGACGTTGCGCCGCCTCATCCGCGGCCTGCGGCGTTTCGACCCGAGCACACGCGGCATCGACACCCTGCGTGAGCTGCTGCTCCCGGGTGCCACGATGCCCGACTTCGGTGGCCTGCTCACCGAACGTGAAAAAGCCATCCTCGCCCGCATCTGCGCCGTCCTCGGGGCCGGCCGGGAGGCGATGAAGACCGGCAGCGTGGAGGAGATCCTGTGGGCCGTGTGGTCCGCCACCGGCCTGTCCGACCATCTTCTCGCAGCCTCCCTGCGCGGTGGGGCCAGCGGCTCCCAGGCTGACCGGGACCTCGACGCCGTGATGTCGCTTTTCGACGCCGCCGGCGACTACGCCGAACGCCGCACCACCGGCTCCATCCGCGGCTTCATCACCCACATCACCGAGCAGGAGCTGCCCACCGGAGTCCGGGACCGACGCACCGCCACCCCGGAGGCCGTCACCATCCTCACCGCGCACGGCGCCGTCGGTGCGCAGTGGGGGCACGTCATCGTCACCGGCGCGCAGGAGGGTGACTGGCCGTCGCTGGGTGAGACGGGCTCGCTCTTCGACCAGGAGGAGTTCGTCGAGCTGCTCGACTCCGGCGTCGACCCCGACGCCATCGTCTCCCACACCGCCGACCGGCTGAAGGAGGAACGCCGCCTCTTCCACGTCGCCACCACCCGCGCCACCGGAACCCTGCTGGTCACCGCCGTGTACTGCCCGGACGCGGACGTGCCCACCGAACCCTCCCGATTCGTCGACGAGTTCGCCGACGCCCACGACCTGACGCCGCAGCGTTTCTCCGCGGACCCGGCCGACGACTCCGCCGAATACGAACAGCTGCGTGTCCGTCTCCTCTCCGTCCCGGCGCTGCTCGCGGAGCTGCGGCGGGTGGTCTCCGATCCGGACGCCCGTGCCGACGAACGCAGCCAGGCCGCCCGCCAGCTCGCCAGACTGGTCGACGCGGGGGTCCCGGGGGCGAACCCGGAGGAGTGGTGGACCACCACGAGTCCCTCCACCATGGAGCCCCTGCCGACGGTCGCCGCCCTGTCGCCCTCCCGCATCGAGGGGCTGCTCAGGTGCCCGTTGCGTGAGGTCCTGGGCAAGCTCTGGGACGAGGAGGAATCCCCCGTGGCACTCACCCGTGGCAACCTCGCCCACTACTTCCTTGAGGCGCTCGGCAGGGGAGTGGACCCCGACAGTGCGGAGGAACTCACCAGGACTGCTTTCGCCGAGATCCAGGATGACCCGGTGTGGCGGATCGACGCCGCCCGGGAAGATTTCGGGCACCTGTTGGACCGGACCCGTGAATGGTTCGGAAAGTCGAGGTCCATGGTGGTGGGGGTCGAGGTGCCGCTCGACGTCACCGTCACCGATGACGTCCGAATTGTCGGCCGGATGGATATTCTCGCCGAAACCACGGACGGCCACCTCGTGGTGGACCTGAAGACGGGGTCTACGGGACCCACAGCCAAGAAACTCAGGGAGCACGCCCAGCTCACCGCCTACCAGCTGGCGTTGAGCCGGGGAGTGCTCATCGACGGGGCGGTGGCGGATGCACCCTCCGGTGTCACCCCGATGGAGGTCGCCGGTGCCCAGCTGGTCCACCCTGCGGTGGACCGGGCCGACCCCGTGTATGAGCAGGACGCCAAGTCCCCCGAGGAGCTTGCGGAGTTCGCCGGGAAGCTCCCCCCGCTCCTGGCGGAGCTCACCGGTCCGACTCTCACCGCCCGTGCGAATGACACCTGCGACAACTGCCCCATCCGTGCACTGTGCCCGGTCCAGAACGAAGGAAAGCTGACCACTGATGCCTGA